One segment of Mycolicibacterium sp. YH-1 DNA contains the following:
- a CDS encoding alpha/beta hydrolase, with amino-acid sequence MTVRAFRAFPARRRRSPEDVEVVTLPSGIGLRVHRPPQGGSGSGLLWIHGGGYVLGDAAMDDSWCQRHARELATTVVAVDYRLAPAHPFPAPLHDCYDALRWLAAQSTIDPTRIAVAGASAGGGLAAALALLARDRGEIALAAQILVYPMLDDRTAARHDTDAALRRLWNNSSNRLGWRAYLNGANPNIAVPARCGDLRRLPATWLGVGTLDVLYGESTAYAHRLQAAEVDCELKTVPGAFHGFDAVAPKTAVTADFLLSQREFLRRALACP; translated from the coding sequence CTGACCGTGAGAGCATTTCGCGCGTTCCCCGCGCGACGACGACGCTCCCCGGAGGACGTGGAGGTCGTAACGCTGCCGTCGGGCATCGGTCTCAGAGTGCACCGCCCACCTCAGGGCGGGTCGGGCAGCGGATTGTTGTGGATCCACGGCGGCGGTTACGTTCTCGGTGATGCGGCCATGGATGACAGTTGGTGCCAACGGCATGCCCGCGAACTCGCGACGACGGTGGTGGCGGTGGACTATCGGCTAGCCCCCGCGCATCCCTTCCCCGCACCTCTACATGACTGTTATGACGCGTTGCGATGGCTCGCCGCCCAGTCAACCATCGACCCGACACGGATCGCGGTCGCCGGAGCCAGCGCTGGTGGGGGCTTGGCTGCCGCGCTGGCCTTGCTGGCCCGCGATCGTGGCGAAATAGCCTTAGCAGCACAGATTCTGGTGTATCCCATGCTCGACGACCGTACCGCGGCACGCCACGACACCGATGCGGCGCTCCGGCGATTGTGGAACAACTCGAGTAACCGGCTGGGGTGGCGTGCGTACCTCAACGGCGCCAACCCGAATATTGCGGTGCCGGCACGCTGCGGTGACCTCCGCCGGTTGCCGGCAACCTGGCTCGGCGTGGGGACGCTCGACGTCCTTTACGGCGAATCCACGGCCTACGCCCACCGCTTACAGGCCGCCGAGGTGGACTGCGAACTGAAGACTGTGCCGGGCGCCTTCCATGGCTTTGACGCGGTTGCACCCAAAACAGCTGTCACGGCGGACTTTCTGCTGAGTCAGCGGGAGTTTCTGCGCCGCGCGCTTGCCTGCCCTTGA